In Methylobacterium aquaticum, the following are encoded in one genomic region:
- the lpdA gene encoding dihydrolipoyl dehydrogenase yields MSDTYDVLIIGAGPGGYVAAIRAAQLGFKTAVVDREHLGGICLNWGCIPTKALLRSAEIYHYMQHAKDYGLSADNVGFDISAIVKRSRGVSSRLNGGVGMLLKKNKVDVIWGEATIEAAPKGNEAGRVVVKETKRAEAPKGAKAAGTYGAKHIIVATGARPRAIPGIEPDRRQIWTYYEAMVPEKMPKSLLVMGSGAIGIEFASFYRTMGVEVTVVELLPQILPVEDHEIAAHARKRFEKQGIKILTGAKVTKVEKGADAITATVETEGGKTQGITAEILISAVGVVGNIENLGLEKLGVTIERGIVATDGLGRTGVPGIYAIGDVAGPPMLAHKAEHEGVLCVETIKGLHTHPMDKGKIPGCTYCQPQIASVGLTEAKAKEQGFDVRVGRFPFAGNGKAIALGEPDGLVKTIFDRKTGQLLGAHMVGAEVTELIQGYVVAMTLETTEEELMHTVFPHPTLSEMMHESVLDAYGRVIHT; encoded by the coding sequence ATGTCCGACACCTACGACGTCCTCATCATCGGCGCCGGTCCCGGCGGCTACGTGGCGGCGATCCGGGCAGCCCAGCTCGGCTTCAAGACGGCGGTGGTGGACCGCGAGCACTTAGGCGGCATCTGCCTCAACTGGGGCTGCATCCCCACCAAGGCGCTGCTGCGCTCGGCCGAGATCTACCACTACATGCAGCACGCCAAGGATTACGGCCTCTCAGCCGACAATGTCGGGTTCGACATCTCGGCGATCGTCAAGCGCTCGCGCGGCGTGTCGAGCCGGCTCAACGGCGGCGTCGGCATGCTGCTGAAGAAGAACAAGGTCGACGTGATCTGGGGCGAGGCGACGATCGAGGCAGCGCCGAAGGGCAACGAAGCCGGCCGGGTCGTGGTCAAGGAGACGAAGCGCGCCGAGGCCCCGAAGGGCGCCAAGGCCGCGGGCACCTACGGAGCCAAGCACATCATCGTGGCGACCGGCGCCCGGCCGCGGGCGATCCCGGGCATCGAGCCGGACAGACGCCAGATCTGGACCTATTACGAGGCGATGGTCCCGGAAAAGATGCCCAAGAGCCTGCTGGTGATGGGCTCGGGCGCGATCGGCATCGAGTTCGCCTCGTTCTACCGCACCATGGGCGTCGAGGTGACGGTGGTGGAGTTGCTGCCGCAGATCCTGCCGGTGGAGGACCACGAGATCGCCGCCCACGCCCGCAAGCGCTTCGAGAAGCAGGGCATTAAGATCCTCACCGGCGCCAAGGTGACCAAGGTCGAGAAGGGCGCCGACGCGATCACCGCCACGGTCGAGACCGAGGGTGGGAAGACGCAAGGCATCACGGCCGAGATCCTGATCTCGGCGGTCGGCGTCGTCGGCAACATCGAGAATCTCGGCCTGGAGAAGCTCGGCGTGACCATCGAGCGCGGCATCGTCGCCACCGACGGGCTCGGGCGCACCGGCGTGCCGGGGATCTACGCCATCGGCGACGTCGCCGGCCCGCCGATGCTGGCCCACAAGGCCGAGCACGAGGGCGTGCTCTGCGTCGAGACCATCAAGGGCCTGCACACCCACCCGATGGACAAGGGCAAGATCCCGGGCTGCACCTACTGCCAGCCGCAGATCGCGTCCGTCGGCCTCACCGAGGCCAAGGCCAAGGAGCAGGGTTTCGATGTCCGGGTCGGCCGCTTCCCCTTCGCGGGCAACGGCAAGGCAATCGCGCTCGGCGAGCCCGACGGCCTGGTGAAGACGATCTTCGACCGCAAGACCGGCCAGCTGCTCGGCGCCCACATGGTCGGGGCCGAGGTGACCGAGCTGATCCAGGGCTACGTCGTGGCGATGACCCTCGAGACCACCGAGGAAGAGCTGATGCACACGGTCTTCCCGCATCCGACGCTCTCGGAGATGATGCACGAGAGCGTGCTCGACGCCTATGGGCGGGTGATCCACACCTAA
- a CDS encoding phosphorylase: MIVVEDTTGPNGPHPVLAVTGLAREARLAAGPGVATVGAGGNPERLRDVLKGRSGPGCRAVMSIGIAGGLDPALVPGDVVVATGVVSAGRRFAAHAEVVAALARRLADAPGRVIQADVAGVEAAVLSPHAKAVLHAETGAAAVDMESQVAAAFAEFHGLPFCAVRVVCDPADRALPAAIAKALKPDGEPDILAVLSALARRSASVGGLVRLARDSSAAFASLGRCRALLGVGLGVPDLGQLLRDVA, translated from the coding sequence ATGATCGTCGTCGAGGACACCACCGGTCCGAACGGGCCTCATCCCGTCCTGGCCGTGACCGGCCTGGCCCGCGAGGCGCGGCTGGCCGCCGGGCCGGGCGTGGCGACGGTGGGGGCCGGGGGCAATCCGGAGCGGTTGCGGGACGTGCTGAAGGGGCGCAGCGGCCCGGGCTGCCGGGCGGTGATGAGCATCGGCATCGCCGGCGGGCTCGATCCGGCCCTGGTGCCCGGCGACGTCGTGGTGGCGACTGGGGTCGTCTCGGCCGGGCGGCGCTTCGCGGCGCATGCGGAGGTGGTCGCGGCGCTCGCCCGCCGGCTGGCGGACGCGCCGGGGCGGGTGATCCAGGCGGATGTCGCGGGGGTGGAGGCGGCGGTGCTGTCGCCGCATGCCAAGGCGGTCCTGCATGCCGAGACCGGGGCTGCCGCGGTCGACATGGAGTCGCAGGTCGCGGCGGCCTTCGCGGAGTTCCACGGCCTGCCGTTCTGCGCCGTCAGGGTGGTGTGCGACCCGGCCGACCGCGCCCTGCCGGCGGCGATCGCCAAGGCCCTCAAGCCGGACGGCGAGCCCGATATCCTCGCCGTCCTGTCGGCTCTGGCGCGCCGGTCGGCGAGCGTGGGCGGGCTGGTGCGCCTCGCCCGCGACTCGTCGGCGGCCTTCGCCTCGTTAGGCCGCTGTCGCGCGCTTCTTGGCGTCGGCCTTGGCGTCCCGGATCTCGGACAGCTTCTGCGCGACGTTGCGTGA
- a CDS encoding phage holin family protein yields MSTIRLVVEAMRLASSLAVKEITLFSDEVDRIIRVVSGWTLWGGAILLFACVSGFLLLMALVKGLAALLGSEPIAAVIGAAPFAVMAVLLTVRGLRKMDIRR; encoded by the coding sequence GTGAGCACGATCAGGCTGGTCGTCGAGGCCATGCGCCTCGCGAGCAGCCTGGCGGTCAAGGAGATCACGCTGTTCTCCGACGAGGTCGACCGGATCATCCGCGTCGTCTCGGGCTGGACCCTGTGGGGCGGCGCGATCCTGCTCTTTGCCTGCGTCAGCGGGTTCCTGCTGCTGATGGCCCTGGTGAAGGGGCTCGCCGCGCTGCTCGGGTCGGAGCCGATCGCGGCCGTGATCGGGGCGGCGCCCTTCGCCGTCATGGCCGTCCTGCTGACCGTCCGGGGGCTGCGGAAGATGGACATCCGGCGCTGA
- a CDS encoding pyruvate dehydrogenase complex dihydrolipoamide acetyltransferase, with translation MPINVLMPALSPTMEKGNLAKWLKKEGDTVKSGDILAEIETDKATMEVEAVDEGVLAKIVVPEGTADVPVNDLIALIAEEGEDPKSVTAGGNGQDKAAKAETPPAGNTEGGKAEGGKPRAPAGNETPGGGTMSYERVDTAPEGARPAAAGKQEGGRLFASPLARRIAKQEGLDLGAVTGSGPHGRIIERDVRAAIEAGTAKETGQGTAGGTAKPAPQAAAQEAPAAKPEPAPAPKPAAPPSGMTAKQVMGMFEPGSFEEVPLDGMRKTIAKRLVESKQTVPHFYLSLDVELDALLALREQVNAGASKDKDGKPAFKLSVNDFVIKALALALQRVPAANAVWAEDRILRFRHSDVGVAVAIDGGLFTPVIRRAEQKTLSTISAEMKDLAARARTKKLKPEEYQGGTTAVSNLGMFGIKSFGAVINPPHGTILAVGAGEARVVAKNGAPAVVQAMTVTLSCDHQVVDGALGAELLAAFKGLIENPMGMLV, from the coding sequence ATGCCGATCAACGTCCTGATGCCCGCCCTCTCGCCGACCATGGAGAAGGGCAACCTCGCCAAGTGGCTCAAGAAGGAGGGCGACACCGTCAAGTCGGGCGACATCCTGGCCGAGATCGAGACCGACAAGGCGACCATGGAGGTCGAGGCGGTCGACGAGGGCGTGCTCGCCAAGATCGTGGTGCCGGAGGGCACCGCCGACGTGCCGGTCAACGACCTGATCGCCCTCATCGCCGAGGAGGGCGAGGACCCCAAAAGCGTGACGGCCGGGGGCAACGGGCAGGACAAGGCGGCGAAGGCCGAGACGCCGCCGGCCGGCAACACGGAGGGCGGCAAGGCCGAGGGCGGAAAGCCCCGGGCGCCCGCCGGCAACGAGACGCCCGGCGGCGGCACGATGTCGTACGAGCGGGTCGACACCGCGCCGGAGGGCGCGCGACCGGCAGCGGCCGGCAAGCAGGAGGGCGGGCGCCTGTTCGCCTCACCGCTCGCCCGCCGCATCGCCAAGCAGGAGGGCCTCGACCTCGGTGCGGTGACGGGTTCGGGCCCGCACGGCCGGATCATCGAGCGCGACGTGCGCGCCGCCATCGAGGCCGGGACGGCCAAGGAAACGGGCCAAGGGACGGCCGGTGGGACGGCCAAGCCCGCCCCGCAAGCCGCCGCCCAGGAGGCCCCCGCCGCCAAGCCCGAGCCCGCACCAGCCCCGAAGCCCGCCGCCCCGCCCTCCGGCATGACCGCCAAGCAGGTGATGGGGATGTTCGAGCCGGGCTCCTTCGAGGAAGTCCCCCTCGACGGCATGCGCAAGACCATCGCCAAGCGCCTGGTCGAGTCGAAGCAGACCGTCCCGCATTTCTACCTCTCCCTCGACGTCGAGCTCGACGCGCTCCTGGCCTTGCGCGAGCAGGTCAATGCCGGGGCCTCCAAGGACAAGGACGGCAAGCCGGCCTTCAAGCTCTCGGTCAACGACTTCGTCATCAAGGCGCTCGCGCTGGCGCTCCAGCGGGTGCCGGCGGCCAATGCCGTCTGGGCCGAGGACCGCATCCTGCGCTTCCGCCACTCCGATGTCGGCGTCGCAGTGGCGATCGACGGCGGGCTGTTCACCCCGGTGATCCGCCGCGCCGAGCAGAAGACCCTCTCGACCATCTCGGCCGAGATGAAGGATCTCGCCGCTCGCGCCCGCACCAAGAAGCTCAAGCCCGAGGAGTACCAGGGCGGCACCACCGCGGTGTCGAATCTCGGTATGTTCGGCATCAAGTCGTTCGGCGCGGTCATCAACCCGCCCCACGGCACCATCCTGGCGGTCGGCGCCGGCGAGGCCCGGGTGGTGGCGAAGAACGGCGCCCCCGCGGTGGTCCAGGCGATGACGGTGACGCTCTCCTGCGACCACCAGGTGGTCGACGGGGCGCTCGGCGCCGAATTGCTCGCGGCCTTCAAGGGGTTGATCGAGAACCCGATGGGTATGTTGGTGTAG
- a CDS encoding pyruvate dehydrogenase complex E1 component subunit beta, with product MPTDILMPALSPTMEQGKLAKWLKKEGDPVKAGDILAEIETDKATMEVEAVDEGVLAKILVADGTDNVAVNTPIAVLAEEGEDPKGVQAGGSKPNGKGGQEGQKAPAPDMHAEGQAERPAPAAKTEDDKPVETPASPAVITNRGQDPAMAEIPEGTEMVTQTVREALRDAMAEEMRRDDKVFVMGEEVAEYQGAYKITQGLLQEFGAKRVVDTPITEHGFAGVGVGAAFTGLRPIVEFMTFNFAMQAIDQIINSAAKTLYMSGGQLGCPIVFRGPNGAAARVGAQHSHDYAAWYSNVPGLKVVMPYTASDAKGLLKSAIRDPNPVVFLENEILYGQSFPVPKLDDFTVPIGKAKVHREGKDVTIVSFGIGMTYALKAAHELAEAGIEAEVIDLRTIRPMDSETVVASVKKTGRCITVEEGFPQSGVGAEIAARLMVDAFDYLDAPVLRITGKDVPMPYAANLEKLALPNVAEVIEAAKAVCYR from the coding sequence ATGCCGACCGACATCCTGATGCCCGCCCTCTCGCCGACGATGGAGCAGGGCAAGCTCGCGAAGTGGCTCAAGAAGGAGGGTGACCCGGTCAAGGCCGGCGACATCCTGGCCGAGATCGAGACCGACAAGGCGACCATGGAGGTCGAGGCGGTCGACGAGGGCGTGCTCGCCAAGATCCTGGTCGCCGACGGGACCGACAACGTCGCGGTCAACACCCCGATCGCGGTGCTCGCCGAGGAGGGCGAGGACCCCAAGGGTGTCCAGGCGGGCGGTTCGAAGCCGAACGGCAAGGGCGGGCAGGAGGGCCAGAAGGCGCCTGCCCCCGACATGCACGCCGAGGGCCAGGCCGAGCGCCCCGCCCCGGCCGCCAAGACCGAGGACGACAAGCCGGTCGAGACACCGGCTTCGCCGGCCGTCATCACCAATCGCGGCCAGGATCCGGCGATGGCCGAGATCCCGGAGGGCACCGAGATGGTGACCCAGACCGTCCGCGAGGCCCTGCGCGACGCGATGGCCGAGGAGATGCGCCGCGACGACAAGGTCTTCGTGATGGGCGAGGAGGTCGCCGAGTACCAGGGCGCCTACAAGATCACGCAAGGGCTGTTGCAGGAATTCGGCGCGAAGCGCGTCGTCGACACTCCGATTACCGAGCATGGCTTCGCCGGCGTCGGCGTCGGCGCGGCGTTCACGGGCCTGCGGCCGATCGTCGAGTTCATGACCTTCAACTTCGCCATGCAGGCGATCGACCAGATCATCAACTCGGCGGCCAAGACCCTGTACATGTCCGGCGGCCAGCTCGGCTGCCCGATCGTGTTCCGCGGTCCCAACGGCGCGGCGGCCCGGGTCGGCGCCCAGCACAGCCACGACTACGCCGCCTGGTACTCCAACGTGCCGGGCCTGAAGGTCGTGATGCCCTACACCGCCTCCGACGCGAAGGGCCTCCTGAAGAGCGCGATCCGCGACCCGAACCCGGTGGTCTTCCTCGAGAACGAGATCCTGTACGGCCAGTCGTTCCCGGTGCCGAAGCTCGACGACTTCACGGTGCCGATCGGCAAGGCGAAGGTGCATCGGGAGGGCAAGGACGTGACGATCGTCTCGTTCGGCATCGGCATGACCTATGCGCTGAAGGCCGCGCACGAACTCGCGGAAGCCGGAATCGAGGCCGAGGTGATCGACCTGCGCACCATCCGGCCGATGGATTCGGAGACCGTGGTCGCCTCGGTGAAGAAGACCGGCCGCTGCATCACCGTGGAGGAAGGCTTCCCGCAATCCGGCGTCGGCGCCGAGATCGCCGCGCGCCTGATGGTCGATGCCTTCGACTATCTCGACGCCCCGGTCCTGCGCATCACCGGCAAGGACGTGCCGATGCCCTACGCGGCGAATCTCGAAAAGCTCGCCCTGCCGAACGTCGCCGAGGTGATCGAGGCGGCCAAGGCCGTCTGCTACCGGTGA
- a CDS encoding endonuclease domain-containing protein has product MPWNGSPDQSASPRAKANAKVMRHALTPAEKRLWWHLRHRLPVEGSHFRRQVALGPYIADFCCLGARLIVEVDGGQHGFHNQQTYDAARTAALEARGFRVLRFSNADVIRAIDNTLDTIIAALAAPPSPET; this is encoded by the coding sequence ATGCCCTGGAACGGATCGCCCGATCAGTCGGCATCACCGCGGGCAAAAGCGAACGCCAAGGTCATGCGGCATGCCCTTACGCCAGCCGAGAAGCGGCTGTGGTGGCATCTGCGCCACCGGTTGCCGGTCGAGGGATCGCACTTCCGCCGGCAGGTCGCGCTCGGACCATACATCGCCGATTTCTGCTGTCTCGGAGCCCGGCTGATCGTCGAAGTCGATGGCGGCCAGCACGGCTTTCACAATCAGCAAACCTATGATGCCGCGCGCACGGCCGCCCTCGAAGCGCGAGGCTTCCGGGTTCTGCGCTTCTCGAATGCGGATGTCATTCGCGCGATCGACAACACCCTCGACACGATCATCGCTGCTTTGGCTGCCCCGCCCTCCCCGGAGACCTGA
- the ispH gene encoding 4-hydroxy-3-methylbut-2-enyl diphosphate reductase, whose amino-acid sequence MAAERETGIDLVLAQPRGFCAGVVRAVDIVERVLARGDPAVHVRHAIVHNGRVVADLEAKGARFVESLDAVPDGATTIFSAHGVSRAVEAEAARRGLAVVDATCPLVAKVHAQGRRYAAQGRTVILVGHAGHAEVEGTLGQIDGTVHLVGSVADAEGLDLPAGTPLAYVTQTTLGVDDTRAIIAVLHRRFPDLVGPETRDICYATQNRQAAVRALAEVADAILVVGARNSSNCNRLREIAAETGRPSHLVEGAEDLERLTLDGVRTLGLTAGASTPEVVIAEVIAALQRRTPVRISTLPGVIESASFPLPSSLGHS is encoded by the coding sequence GTGGCGGCAGAGCGGGAAACCGGGATCGACCTCGTGCTGGCCCAGCCGCGGGGCTTCTGCGCCGGGGTGGTGCGGGCGGTCGACATCGTCGAGCGGGTGCTCGCCCGCGGCGATCCCGCGGTCCATGTCCGCCACGCGATCGTCCATAACGGCCGCGTCGTCGCCGATCTCGAGGCTAAGGGCGCCCGCTTCGTCGAGAGCCTCGACGCGGTGCCCGACGGCGCCACCACGATCTTCTCGGCCCACGGCGTCTCGCGGGCCGTCGAGGCGGAGGCCGCCCGCCGGGGGCTGGCCGTCGTCGACGCGACCTGCCCGCTCGTCGCCAAGGTCCACGCCCAGGGCCGCCGCTACGCCGCGCAGGGGCGCACGGTGATCCTGGTGGGACATGCGGGCCATGCCGAGGTCGAGGGGACGCTCGGGCAGATCGACGGCACGGTCCATCTCGTCGGCAGCGTGGCGGACGCCGAAGGCCTCGACCTGCCCGCCGGCACGCCGCTCGCCTACGTCACCCAGACGACGCTCGGCGTCGACGACACCCGGGCGATCATCGCGGTCCTGCACAGGCGCTTTCCCGACCTCGTCGGGCCCGAGACCCGGGACATCTGCTACGCGACCCAGAACCGCCAGGCCGCCGTGCGGGCGCTCGCCGAGGTCGCCGACGCGATCCTGGTGGTCGGCGCGAGGAACTCCTCGAACTGCAACCGCCTGCGCGAGATCGCCGCCGAGACCGGCCGGCCGAGCCACCTCGTCGAGGGGGCGGAGGATCTGGAGCGCCTCACCCTAGACGGCGTGCGCACGCTGGGCCTGACCGCCGGCGCCTCGACCCCCGAGGTGGTGATCGCCGAGGTGATTGCTGCGCTGCAGCGTCGCACCCCCGTGCGGATTTCCACGCTTCCGGGCGTTATCGAGAGCGCGAGCTTCCCGCTCCCGTCGAGTTTGGGCCACAGTTAG
- a CDS encoding nuclear transport factor 2 family protein → MERTETCSRRVLLAGMTMGAMAAPILGSGAARAADGTEAVAQKLEALRVAIVDGDAKALDALTHPQLSYGHSSGRKIETRPQFIASLAGKTNYKSLTFSEPWFQIVGDTATVRHVWDGADILPNGETGRSYIAVMQVWLKDGDWRLLARQSCPLKPA, encoded by the coding sequence ATGGAACGGACCGAGACCTGCTCGCGGCGCGTCCTGCTGGCCGGCATGACGATGGGGGCGATGGCGGCCCCGATACTCGGATCGGGCGCGGCCCGGGCCGCGGACGGGACCGAGGCGGTGGCCCAAAAACTCGAGGCCCTGCGGGTCGCGATCGTGGATGGCGACGCCAAGGCGCTCGATGCCCTCACCCACCCGCAGCTCAGCTACGGTCATTCGAGCGGGCGCAAGATCGAGACCAGGCCCCAGTTCATCGCCAGCCTCGCCGGCAAGACCAACTACAAGTCGCTGACCTTCTCGGAGCCGTGGTTCCAGATCGTCGGCGACACCGCCACGGTCCGCCACGTCTGGGACGGCGCCGACATCCTGCCCAACGGCGAGACCGGCCGCTCCTACATCGCGGTGATGCAGGTCTGGCTGAAGGATGGCGACTGGCGGCTGCTGGCCCGGCAGAGCTGCCCGCTCAAGCCCGCCTGA
- a CDS encoding Uma2 family endonuclease, translated as MIEPELHLGPHVVVPDLAGWHLERLPAIPKTAFIETPPDWVCEILSPSTTRLDRGPKRRIYAEFGVGHLWLLDPANGVLEGFALVGDHWLLLGTVARGGDVVLPPFDAAPFPLDDLFPIEASPPDDPAAPPHAET; from the coding sequence ATGATCGAGCCCGAGCTTCACCTCGGGCCTCATGTGGTCGTGCCCGATCTGGCTGGCTGGCACCTCGAACGCTTGCCGGCCATTCCGAAGACCGCCTTCATCGAGACTCCGCCCGACTGGGTCTGCGAGATCCTGTCCCCGTCCACCACTCGGCTCGACCGCGGGCCGAAGCGGCGGATCTATGCCGAGTTCGGCGTCGGTCACCTCTGGCTGCTCGATCCCGCCAACGGTGTCCTCGAAGGCTTTGCGCTCGTGGGTGACCATTGGTTGCTCCTCGGCACCGTGGCGCGGGGTGGGGACGTCGTGCTGCCGCCCTTCGATGCCGCCCCGTTTCCGCTCGACGATCTCTTCCCCATTGAGGCTTCGCCTCCTGACGATCCGGCCGCCCCTCCTCACGCCGAGACCTGA
- a CDS encoding DUF5076 domain-containing protein, with translation MTDDAPRFEALDIPPDALEQGGIEVLRAAVVDGAVSIALRRSFDDPATWGRLFIDLARQAAVVYARETEMSEEEAFARIRAGMEAESLDPESFN, from the coding sequence ATGACCGACGACGCGCCCCGCTTCGAGGCCCTCGACATCCCGCCCGACGCCCTTGAGCAGGGCGGGATCGAGGTGTTGCGCGCCGCCGTGGTCGACGGGGCGGTGAGCATCGCGCTGCGCCGCTCCTTCGACGACCCGGCGACCTGGGGGCGCCTGTTCATCGACCTCGCCCGCCAGGCGGCCGTGGTCTATGCCCGCGAGACCGAGATGTCCGAGGAGGAGGCCTTCGCGCGCATCCGCGCCGGGATGGAGGCCGAGAGCCTCGATCCCGAGAGCTTCAACTGA
- the hpnH gene encoding adenosyl-hopene transferase HpnH, which yields MGIPLRYVAKIGGYILKQHLTGRKRYPLVMMMEPLFRCNLACAGCGKIDYPDEILNKRLPVDEALESVRECGAPVVVIAGGEPLLHKDLPQIVEGIIAQKKFAIVCTNALLLEKKIAQYKPSPYFTWSIHLDGDKEMHDQSVCQRGVYDKAVAAIQKAKEMGFRVTINCTFFNNSSADKIADFFDSVTRMGIDGITVSPGYAYERAPDQQHFLNRRATKDLFRGVFRLGKEKGREKWTFQQSGLFLDFLAGNQTYHCTPWGNPTRTVFGWQKPCYLLGEGYAKTFKELMETTDWDSYGTGNYEKCADCMVHSGYEASSVVDSVKKPWKPVIYALRGIKTEGEMAPEISLENQRPAEFVFSRNVAQKLSEIRDAKADAKKRATAA from the coding sequence TTGGGCATTCCTCTCCGGTACGTCGCGAAGATCGGCGGCTACATCCTCAAGCAGCACCTCACCGGCCGCAAGCGCTACCCGCTTGTCATGATGATGGAGCCGTTGTTCCGGTGCAATCTCGCCTGCGCAGGCTGCGGCAAGATCGACTATCCGGACGAGATCCTCAACAAGCGCCTTCCGGTCGACGAAGCTCTCGAGTCGGTCCGCGAGTGCGGCGCACCCGTGGTGGTCATCGCCGGCGGCGAGCCGCTGCTGCACAAGGACCTGCCGCAGATCGTCGAGGGCATCATCGCCCAGAAGAAGTTCGCGATCGTCTGCACCAACGCGCTGCTCCTCGAGAAGAAGATCGCGCAGTACAAGCCGAGCCCGTATTTCACCTGGTCGATCCATCTCGATGGCGACAAGGAGATGCACGACCAGTCGGTGTGCCAGCGCGGCGTCTACGACAAGGCGGTGGCGGCGATCCAGAAGGCCAAGGAGATGGGCTTCCGGGTCACGATCAACTGCACCTTCTTCAACAACTCCTCGGCCGACAAGATCGCGGACTTCTTCGACAGCGTGACCCGGATGGGCATCGACGGCATCACCGTCTCCCCCGGCTACGCCTACGAGCGCGCCCCCGACCAGCAGCACTTCCTCAACCGCCGGGCCACCAAGGACCTGTTCCGCGGCGTGTTCCGCCTCGGCAAGGAGAAGGGCCGCGAGAAGTGGACCTTCCAGCAGTCGGGCCTGTTCCTCGACTTCCTGGCCGGCAACCAGACCTACCACTGCACGCCGTGGGGCAACCCGACCCGGACGGTCTTCGGCTGGCAGAAGCCGTGCTACCTGCTCGGCGAAGGCTACGCCAAGACCTTCAAGGAGCTGATGGAGACCACGGACTGGGATTCCTACGGCACCGGCAACTACGAGAAGTGCGCCGACTGCATGGTGCATTCGGGCTACGAGGCGTCCTCGGTGGTCGACTCGGTGAAGAAGCCGTGGAAGCCGGTGATCTATGCGCTCCGCGGGATCAAGACCGAGGGCGAGATGGCTCCCGAGATCTCCCTCGAGAACCAGCGCCCGGCCGAGTTCGTGTTCTCACGCAACGTCGCGCAGAAGCTGTCCGAGATCCGGGACGCCAAGGCCGACGCCAAGAAGCGCGCGACAGCGGCCTAA